The proteins below come from a single Hemiscyllium ocellatum isolate sHemOce1 chromosome 24, sHemOce1.pat.X.cur, whole genome shotgun sequence genomic window:
- the mlec gene encoding malectin isoform X2 has product MRLPIFRSVPEDQVLYQTERYNEETFGYDIPIKEEGDYVLVLKFAEVYFAQSQQKVFDVRLNGQHVVVKDLDIFEKVGHSTAHDELVSFTIRKGKLSVQGEVSTFNGKLLVEFVKGYYDNPKVCAICIVKGTVEDVPKLLPHPGLEKKEEEEEEDDYEDGNEKKTLSKKKVKSGPRTPDPYASDNSSLMFPILVAFGVFIPTLFCLCRL; this is encoded by the exons ATGAGATTGCCAATTTTTCGGTCAGTGCCCGAAGATCAAGTTTTGTATCAAACTGAGCGCTACAATGAAGAAACCTTTGGATACGATATTCCAATTAAAGAGGAAGGCGACTATGTGCTGGTTCTGAAGTTTGCTGAAGTGTACTTTGCACAATCTCAACAGAAG GTCTTTGATGTGAGATTAAATGGACAGCATGTAGTAGTGAAAGATCTTGACATATTTGAAAAAGTGGGACACAGCACAGCGCATGATGAACTGGTGTCTTTCACAATTAGAAAAGGAAAACTTAGCGTTCAAGGAGAGGTGTCTACATTTAATGGGAAACTACTTGTAGAATTTGTCAAG GGTTACTATGACAACCCAAAAGTCTGTGCTATATGCATCGTAAAAGGAACAGTGGAGG ATGTTCCCAAACTTCTGCCTCATCCTGGTCTAGAAAAAaaggaagaggaggaagaagaagatGATTATGAGGATGGTAATGAGAAGAAGACATTAAGCAAAAAGAAGGTGAAGTCGGGACCTCGAACACCAGACCCGTATGCCTCAGACAACAGCAGCCTAATGTTTCCCATTTTAGTTGCCTTTGGGGTCTTCATTCCCACCTTGTTTTGTCTCTGTCGGTTATGA
- the mlec gene encoding malectin isoform X1, whose protein sequence is MRRGKPCAGSPHCLWLFTAALVTARCCCSSGAAVAGYGDKVVWAINAGGEAHTDVHGIHFKRDPLEGKIGRASDYGMRLPIFRSVPEDQVLYQTERYNEETFGYDIPIKEEGDYVLVLKFAEVYFAQSQQKVFDVRLNGQHVVVKDLDIFEKVGHSTAHDELVSFTIRKGKLSVQGEVSTFNGKLLVEFVKGYYDNPKVCAICIVKGTVEDVPKLLPHPGLEKKEEEEEEDDYEDGNEKKTLSKKKVKSGPRTPDPYASDNSSLMFPILVAFGVFIPTLFCLCRL, encoded by the exons ATGAGGAGGGGGAAGCCGTGCGCTGGCAGCCCGCACTGCCTGTGGTTGTTCACGGCCGCCCTGGTGACGGCccgctgctgctgctcctccggCGCCGCGGTCGCGGGCTACGGCGACAAGGTGGTCTGGGCCATCAACGCCGGAGGGGAGGCCCACACCGACGTCCACGGCATCCACTTCAAGAGGGACCCGCTGGAAGGCAAAATAGGCCGGG CATCAGACTATGGAATGAGATTGCCAATTTTTCGGTCAGTGCCCGAAGATCAAGTTTTGTATCAAACTGAGCGCTACAATGAAGAAACCTTTGGATACGATATTCCAATTAAAGAGGAAGGCGACTATGTGCTGGTTCTGAAGTTTGCTGAAGTGTACTTTGCACAATCTCAACAGAAG GTCTTTGATGTGAGATTAAATGGACAGCATGTAGTAGTGAAAGATCTTGACATATTTGAAAAAGTGGGACACAGCACAGCGCATGATGAACTGGTGTCTTTCACAATTAGAAAAGGAAAACTTAGCGTTCAAGGAGAGGTGTCTACATTTAATGGGAAACTACTTGTAGAATTTGTCAAG GGTTACTATGACAACCCAAAAGTCTGTGCTATATGCATCGTAAAAGGAACAGTGGAGG ATGTTCCCAAACTTCTGCCTCATCCTGGTCTAGAAAAAaaggaagaggaggaagaagaagatGATTATGAGGATGGTAATGAGAAGAAGACATTAAGCAAAAAGAAGGTGAAGTCGGGACCTCGAACACCAGACCCGTATGCCTCAGACAACAGCAGCCTAATGTTTCCCATTTTAGTTGCCTTTGGGGTCTTCATTCCCACCTTGTTTTGTCTCTGTCGGTTATGA